The Toxoplasma gondii ME49 chromosome XII, whole genome shotgun sequence genome includes a region encoding these proteins:
- a CDS encoding Toxoplasma gondii family A protein (encoded by transcript TGME49_278430~Signal peptide predicted by SignalP 2.0 HMM (probability 0.945) with cleavage site probability 0.729 at residue 23), with protein MEGHIFRAFCLTLLVGSVLQCFASESSESTNTGPDFIAVIPKDGLEEENVERVFSLGPSDTLQVIDETANAVYLPSASESTGEILSGDYTVAYRFANGSCDFSQTIVFRDAFLGYPTPLWVREESKPAKSGNVSPGGAVKYTFTHPPAEYLGGGLSFCVQFKTLLATGSGSQSTVSTTPPPATSDAATPDIPPKPEEQNNQEQTEESDQQDSPVGGESGTDNSVQQEVEEGGKNDNGESGGSHDSASGSDSQSNTQIQQQQQAGQGTQNQNQESAGGQSTTTEQPGAAQYLHHDQEFVNGETGDYTSIQLRRLSGTPDKEAYLTIVVHSAAWGSASGMTALSVSLLAVAAASLLIY; from the coding sequence ATGGAAGGACACATTTTTCGAGCATTTTGTTTGACCCTGCTCGTGGGCAGTGTCTTGCAGTGTTTTGCTTCTGAATCAAGTGAATCGACGAACACAGGACCCGATTTCATTGCGGTTATCCCGAAAGATGgactggaagaagaaaacgtggAACGTGTCTTTTCCCTCGGACCCTCCGACACGCTCCAGGTCATCGACGAAACCGCCAACGCTGTCTATCTGCCCAGTGCGAGTGAGAGCACTGGCGAGATTTTGTCGGGCGACTACACTGTCGCGTATCGATTTGCAAATGGATCTTGTGACTTCAGTCAGACCATTGTTTTCAGGGATGCATTTCTGGGTTACCCAACACCGCTGTGGGTTCGGGAAGAGTCAAAACCGGCGAAGAGTGGCAATGTATCCCCAGGCGGAGCTGTGAAGTACACATTCACGCATCCGCCTGCAGAGTATTTGGGTGGGGGTTTGAGTTTCTGTGTGCAATTCAAGACATTGCTTGCAACAGGATCGGGTTCACAGTCCACCGTCTCCACAACGCCACCGCCTGCGACATCTGACGCTGCAACACCAGACATACCTCCGAAGCCGGAAGAACAGAATAACCAGGAGCAAACCGAGGAATCAGATCAACAGGATTCTCCAGTTGGAGGTGAGTCGGGGACCGACAATTCAGTTCAACAGGAGGtggaggaaggaggaaagaatgACAATGGCGAATCCGGGGGGTCTCATGACAGTGCCTCAGGTTCTGACAGTCAGTCAAACACCCAGATACAACAACAACAACAAGCAGGCCAGGGCACTCAGAACCAAAATCAGGAGAGTGCAGGAGGTCAATCTACGACTACAGAACAACCAGGAGCCGCCCAATATCTCCATCATGACCAGGAATTCGTGAATGGCGAAACTGGAGACTACACAAGCATTCAGTTGAGACGCCTCAGTGGAACGCCAGACAAAGAGGCATACCTGACGATTGTCGTGCACTCCGCGGCGTGGGGCTCGGCAAGTGGAATGACTGCAttatctgtttctcttcttgcggtggctgctgcgtctctgctgaTCTATTAA
- a CDS encoding Toxoplasma gondii family A protein (encoded by transcript TGME49_278420~Signal peptide predicted by SignalP 2.0 HMM (probability 0.768) with cleavage site probability 0.292 at residue 24) produces MGSHIFRAVYLTLLIGSVLHCGGSEQSETPKTEADFTTTIPKTGLEKDLQQVFTLGPSNTLQVIDETGDADYLPKEGENLREALASPYSVAYRFVNGACDFNETVKFKNAFPGYEEPVWVREGPSSGEGVNSPSGKAVRYTFTNPPAEYLGGGLSFCVQFKTFLASGSQTSTSTAATSGSSASAGGTKPDFSTQPNEQESQSHAPAPEDSPGSPGQSEPSEKPESQQGETGEGEDEDDGDDRPQGDESSPEARPEIPSVGNPSLPQPPAGSPQVDQSQGSSNPDGGPQHPAEPESPGGEAASGNDVTTEQEGSPTRRLSDAQPANASFLTIIVHSATWSLAGGMSALSVFLLAAAGTLPSIC; encoded by the coding sequence ATGGGGTCGCACATTTTTCGAGCCGTGTATTTGACCCTGCTTATTGGCAGCGTCTTGCACTGCGGTGGGTCTGAACAAAGCGAAACGCCAAAGACCGAGGCGGATTTCACAACGACTATCCCCAAAACGGGACTCGAAAAGGACCTACAGCAAGTCTTTACTCTTGGCCCATCGAATACGCTCCAGGTCATTGACGAAACCGGGGACGCTGACTATTTGCCAAAAGAGGGCGAGAATTTAAGGGAGGCTCTGGCCAGCCCATACAGTGTCGCGTATCGATTTGTTAATGGAGCTTGCGATTTCAATGAGACAGTGAAATTCAAGAATGCATTTCCTGGCTACGAGGAGCCAGTATGGGTTCGTGAAGGGCCTAGTTCGGGGGAAGGGGTGAATTCACCATCTGGAAAGGCTGTGAGGTACACATTTACAAACCCACCAGCGGAGTATTTGGGCGGGGGTTTGAGTTTCTGTGTACAGTTCAAGACATTTCTCGCTTCCGGATCTCAAACGAGCACGTCGACTGCTGCGACATCAGGATCATCTGCCTCTGCTGGTGGGACGAAGCCAGACTTCAGTACTCAACCAAATGAACAGGAAAGCCAGTCGCATGCTCCAGCTCCAGAGGATTCGCCCGGTTCTCCAGGTCAGTCGGAGCCCAGTGAGAAGCCTGAATCACAGCAAGGTGAGACAggtgagggagaagacgaggacgacggTGATGACCGTCCGCAAGGCGACGAGTCGAGTCCGGAGGCCCGTCCAGAGATTCCCAGTGTTGGAAATCCCTCGTTACCCCAGCCTCCGGCTGGTTCACCTCAGGTTGACCAGAGCCAGGGCAGCAGcaaccctgatggaggtcCACAGCATCCCGCCGAGCCGGAGTCTCCGGGAGGTGAAGCGGCTTCTGGCAATGATGTCACAACAGAACAAGAAGGCTCTCCCACGAGGCGTCTCAGTGACGCTCAACCAGCGAATGCCTCATTCTTGACTATTATTGTGCACTCAGCGACGTGGAGCCTGGCAGGTGGCATGAGCGCATTGtcagtttttcttcttgcagCTGCAGGAACACTGCCGTCGATTTGTTAA